A genomic stretch from Microplitis mediator isolate UGA2020A chromosome 10, iyMicMedi2.1, whole genome shotgun sequence includes:
- the LOC130675920 gene encoding uncharacterized protein LOC130675920 has translation MSSENYSFYLPNLIRRFFNFFISQQVSSVDEVEKYSENSEKLQEKITNFNFLTCVQIVRQWYPKLVTKIFNTYYYYHGKIFFESVNKKYTVTNIYESNRQINLQKYNNILSFERYTEDRGAEKKIQDIIYNFSHFPQTDETNLREVDSKIYYSLLSKIKLEPKEIEHRLDKLEQTQISHYTNQRYCFTVIQISLENHKIFWNSTLEIRPLLKIPIDRSKNSGTTEICIDQNFVTRKISNSVVMSEKYIIKNKLEQENKFLNPWIPAEIIFKNLNSFESGAKIINDQNSDSEASDTDDMNENLDERIINITKKLINWENRAYAYAKLKGKSWTILATQETNFDLWFSDTESDSSLEF, from the exons atgTCGAGTgaaaattacagtttttatCTGCCAAATTTAATAaggagattttttaatttttttatcagccaACAAGTATCGAGTGTAGATGAAGTCGAAAAGTACTCGGAAAATTCAGAGAAACTGCAggaaaaaataacgaattttaattttttgacgtGTGTTCAAATTGTGAGACAGTGGTACCCAAAATTAgttactaaaatatttaatacatattattattaccacggaaaaatattttttgaatctgTCAATAAAAAGTATACGGTAACGAATATATATGAAAGTaatagacaaataaatttacaaaagtataataatattcTATCCTTTGAACGTTACACTGAAGACAGAggtgcagaaaaaaaaattcaagatataatttataatttttctcattttccTCAAACAGACGAAACTAATTTACGCGAagttgattcaaaaatttattactctctcttgagtaaaataaaactagaGCCAAAGGAAATTGAACATCGTCTAGACAAATTGGAACAGACTCAAATATCTCATTATACAAATCAACGTTATTGTTTTACCGTCATTCAAATATCGTTGGAaaaccataaaattttttggaactCGACTCTAGAAATACGCCCTCTGCTCAAAATCCCAATAGACCGGTCCAAAAATTCAGGAACTACTGAAATTTGTATTGACCAAAATTTCGTcactagaaaaatttcaaattctgtTGTTATGtcagaaaaatatatcatcaaaaataagttggagcaagaaaataaatttttgaatccgTGGATTCCCGcggaaattattttcaaaaatttaaattccttTGAAAGTGGcgctaaaattataaatgatcaAAATTCTGACAGTGAAGCCTCTGATACTGATGACATGAATGAAAATCTAGatgaaagaataataaatataacaaaaaaattgataaactGGGAAAACAGAGCTTACGCATACGCGAAATTGAAAGGAAAGTCCTGGACAATCTTAGCAACTCAa GAAACTAATTTTGATTTATGGTTCAGTGACACAGAAAGTGACTCTTCATTAGAGTTTTAG
- the LOC130675552 gene encoding insulinoma-associated protein 1-like: MLHSALPRSFLPPPGLCYLGGYYGEAVHPYSPVSRFASLENAYLSDHHALAAVEPPRPSLPASPSPLDLSLKPPAPPQTPATDDSETIEVDDIEDRPDYPEDSGYDREKRYHHDWDSRFGIEEQRSPVARAYHFYDELRARPSSQDPVYSDIYQSPSSSPSPSQKLLLTSPSTLRSMQSYQQQLLLTPQHHLQGVHAPMTPPSTPSPPQCPRRRPREDEDSPGSMTSINVTPKSSSVDKISRPKKKHARRLKFDEDTSSPVSGTVILGPDEAVVTGDIDPAFNVVEVTEEARAELAKIENRLGPYQCKLCRHLHEDAFQLAQHRCSRIAHVEYRCPECDKRFSCPANLASHRRWHKPRPPAGDSAAGQAASSSAAVSSASVIQEICCNKCDAKFTRQTALRKHLAAQHPEANNNILIVNNNINGSNINNNNNSNNNNIISSSNSNSSSSSNENICMETGSTLASKSLAAMQLASGPLTNEMP, from the coding sequence ATGTTGCACAGCGCATTGCCACGTTCATTTTTGCCGCCACCTGGACTGTGTTATCTCGGGGGATATTACGGAGAAGCAGTGCACCCATACAGCCCGGTCTCGCGATTTGCATCTCTGGAGAACGCTTATCTGTCAGACCATCATGCTCTGGCAGCTGTCGAGCCACCGAGACCAAGTCTACCTGCGAGTCCCAGTCCACTGGATCTGTCTTTGAAGCCACCGGCGCCTCCACAAACTCCAGCTACCGATGACAGTGAAACTATCGAAGTAGATGACATCGAAGATCGTCCTGATTATCCAGAGGACAGTGGGTATGATCGTGAAAAGAGATACCATCATGATTGGGACAGTAGATTTGGTATTGAAGAACAACGCAGTCCAGTGGCACGTGCTTACCATTTCTACGACGAATTGCGTGCACGGCCAAGTAGTCAAGATCCGGTGTACAGTGATATCTATCAGAGTCCAAGTTCAAGTCCCAGTCCCAGTCAGAAATTGCTCCTCACCTCACCCAGTACCTTGAGGTCAATGCAGAGTTACCAGCAGCAATTACTGCTGACTCCCCAGCATCATCTTCAGGGTGTCCATGCACCCATGACACCCCCCAGCACACCATCGCCACCCCAGTGTCCTCGTCGGCGGCCTCGTGAAGACGAAGACTCTCCTGGATCCATGACCAGCATCAACGTCACTCCGAAGTCATCATCTGTTGATAAAATAAGCCGCCCGAAGAAAAAACACGCGAGGAGACTAAAGTTTGATGAAGATACCAGCAGTCCAGTATCGGGCACAGTAATTCTTGGTCCTGACGAGGCCGTAGTCACAGGTGACATTGACCCGGCATTTAATGTCGTCGAAGTTACCGAAGAGGCACGTGCTGAGTTGGCTAAAATTGAAAATCGTCTTGGCCCGTATCAGTGTAAACTATGCCGTCATTTACACGAGGACGCGTTTCAGCTGGCGCAGCACAGGTGCTCGAGAATAGCACACGTCGAGTACCGGTGTCCTGAGTGCGACAAAAGGTTCTCTTGTCCAGCAAACTTGGCATCCCATCGCCGCTGGCACAAGCCGCGTCCACCTGCTGGAGATTCAGCGGCTGGTCAAGCTGCCTCTTCTTCTGCTGCTGTCTCTTCAGCTTCAGTGATCCAGGAAATTTGTTGCAACAAGTGTGACGCAAAATTTACACGACAAACTGCACTGCGCAAACATCTGGCTGCACAACATCCAGAAgcaaataacaatattttgattgttaataataatattaatggtagcaatattaataataataataatagtaataataataatattattagtaGTAGTAATAGCAATAGCAGCAGTAGTAGCaatgaaaatatttgtatGGAAACTGGAAGCACCTTGGCGTCGAAATCACTGGCTGCGATGCAACTTGCCAGCGGGCCTCTTACCAATGAGATGCCATGA